The following proteins come from a genomic window of Micromonospora echinofusca:
- a CDS encoding MFS transporter, with protein MSSHADMPSDASAAPGALAGRREFAGLAVLALAALLMSLDLSVLYLALPHLSVALGANSTEQLWVVDIYGFMTAGFLITMGSLGDRVGRRKLLLLGAALFGVTSVVAAFSTSFWMLFGARALMGVAAATVMPCGLGLISHMFAHPAQRGMAIASWMSCFMGGLLIGPVVGGVLLRFFWWGSVFLIGVPVMLLLLLTGPRLLPEYRNPHRGPLDLASVALSLAGVLLVIFGLKELAKNGWAPVPVAAVVVGLVTAVAFVVRQRSLRDPMLDTKLFRNQIFAAAVIFGLLGGAVQGGSSLLVTLHLQTVEGLSTLGTGLWMLPPTLGLIVGLMLGPGLAQRIRPAYVLAFGMVVAALGYVVLSQVTRTGGLAPVLIGFGIVLFGVGIPLGLVTGLAIGAVSTEKTGSASAVMQTGSEFGVAFGIAALGSVAAAVYRTELTDGLPSGVTTEAAQAARASVEAAETAARSLPSPLGSGLVDAAHDAFTAGLNTVALVGAIVVLGLAVLSVAALRKVAPVPPPPKPQKPASGTAAAEAPAQAG; from the coding sequence ATGTCGTCCCATGCCGACATGCCGTCGGACGCCTCCGCCGCTCCCGGCGCGCTGGCGGGCCGCCGCGAATTCGCCGGACTGGCCGTGCTGGCCCTCGCCGCGCTGCTGATGTCGCTGGACCTCAGCGTGCTCTATCTCGCCCTGCCACACCTGAGCGTGGCGCTCGGTGCCAACAGCACCGAGCAGCTCTGGGTCGTCGACATCTACGGCTTCATGACCGCCGGCTTCCTCATCACGATGGGCAGCCTGGGCGACCGTGTCGGCCGGCGGAAGCTGCTGCTGCTGGGCGCGGCGCTGTTCGGGGTCACCTCGGTGGTCGCCGCCTTCTCCACGTCGTTCTGGATGCTGTTCGGCGCCCGGGCGCTGATGGGCGTGGCGGCCGCCACCGTCATGCCCTGCGGGCTGGGCCTGATCAGCCACATGTTCGCCCATCCCGCCCAGCGCGGCATGGCCATCGCCTCCTGGATGAGCTGCTTCATGGGCGGTCTGCTGATCGGCCCGGTCGTCGGCGGTGTCCTGCTGCGGTTCTTCTGGTGGGGCTCGGTGTTCCTGATCGGCGTGCCGGTGATGCTCCTGCTGCTGCTGACCGGTCCACGGCTGCTGCCGGAGTACCGCAACCCGCACCGGGGCCCGCTGGATCTGGCCAGCGTCGCGCTCTCCCTGGCCGGCGTGCTGCTGGTCATCTTCGGCCTCAAGGAACTGGCCAAGAACGGTTGGGCCCCCGTGCCCGTCGCCGCCGTGGTCGTCGGCCTCGTGACCGCCGTGGCGTTCGTCGTGCGGCAACGGTCGCTCCGCGACCCGATGCTCGACACCAAGCTGTTCCGCAACCAGATCTTCGCCGCCGCGGTAATCTTCGGCCTGCTCGGCGGCGCGGTGCAGGGTGGCAGCTCGTTGCTGGTGACCCTGCACCTGCAGACGGTGGAGGGCCTCTCCACCCTCGGCACCGGGTTGTGGATGCTGCCGCCGACCCTGGGTCTGATCGTCGGACTCATGCTCGGCCCCGGTCTGGCGCAACGGATCCGCCCGGCGTACGTGCTCGCTTTCGGGATGGTCGTCGCGGCTCTCGGGTACGTGGTGCTCAGCCAGGTCACCCGCACCGGCGGGCTGGCGCCCGTGCTGATCGGCTTCGGCATCGTGCTGTTCGGCGTGGGCATCCCGCTCGGCCTGGTGACCGGCCTGGCGATCGGGGCGGTTTCCACCGAGAAGACCGGCTCCGCATCGGCGGTGATGCAGACCGGCAGCGAGTTCGGGGTGGCCTTCGGCATCGCGGCCCTGGGCAGCGTCGCCGCCGCCGTCTACCGCACCGAGCTGACCGACGGGCTGCCCTCTGGCGTCACCACCGAGGCGGCGCAGGCCGCCCGGGCCAGTGTCGAGGCTGCGGAAACCGCCGCCCGGTCGCTGCCCAGCCCGCTGGGCAGCGGCCTGGTCGACGCCGCGCACGACGCCTTCACCGCCGGTCTGAACACCGTCGCCCTGGTCGGGGCGATCGTCGTGCTCGGCCTGGCCGTCCTCTCCGTGGCCGCGCTGCGCAAGGTGGCCCCGGTGCCCCCGCCGCCGAAGCCGCAGAAGCCGGCCAGCGGCACGGCCGCGGCGGAGGCGCCCGCGCAGGCCGGCTGA
- a CDS encoding NADPH-dependent FMN reductase: MPSSRLRLAIVVGSIRAGRFGSVAARWLAGQAELRSDLQVDLIELAEARLPEVRLAEGDVRPQAVRDLSPWLASADAFVVVVPEHNRSFPASLKNAVDWYREEWQAKPVGFLCYGGPAGGLRAAEQLRQVFAALGSATIRETVSLPNHRALFDADGQPVEAEAVSLDARRMFDELVWWGEALRNHRKSRPYVR, from the coding sequence ATGCCGTCATCGCGATTACGTCTGGCAATTGTCGTCGGCAGCATCCGGGCCGGGCGTTTCGGCTCGGTCGCGGCCCGCTGGCTCGCCGGCCAGGCCGAGCTGCGCAGCGACCTCCAGGTCGACCTGATCGAGCTGGCCGAGGCCCGTCTGCCGGAGGTACGCCTCGCCGAGGGCGACGTGCGGCCGCAGGCCGTACGCGACCTGAGCCCCTGGCTCGCCAGCGCGGACGCCTTCGTGGTGGTGGTGCCCGAACACAACCGCAGCTTTCCGGCGTCGCTGAAGAACGCCGTCGACTGGTACCGGGAGGAGTGGCAGGCCAAGCCGGTCGGCTTCCTCTGCTACGGCGGCCCGGCGGGCGGCCTGCGCGCCGCCGAGCAACTCCGGCAGGTGTTCGCCGCGCTCGGGTCGGCAACCATCCGGGAGACCGTCAGCCTGCCGAACCACCGGGCGCTCTTCGACGCCGACGGCCAGCCGGTCGAGGCCGAGGCCGTGTCCCTGGACGCGCGGCGCATGTTCGACGAGCTGGTCTGGTGGGGCGAGGCGTTGCGCAATCACCGGAAGAGCCGCCCGTACGTCCGGTGA
- a CDS encoding BTAD domain-containing putative transcriptional regulator encodes MRFGVLGPLEVWTTNGRHVKIPEWKVRALLVNLLAQSGRAVTADRLIDDLWGDRPPANPHAVLRSKISQLRRVLRDAEPGLPDPVVRRGASYALDLPADAVDAHRFEALLARAEHLGDRRQRVSVLAEALALWRGPCFAGFADAPFAAGAVARLEERRLTALEEQVALRAELGEDVTLVGELADLVADHPLRERFRAAQMRVLYRLGRQGDALAAYRDLRERLSEELGLEPGPAVVALHQAILRQEESLAAAPAAPPVRRRLTNLPTPLTGLVGRDGAVDEVRALLEAGRLVSLVGPGGVGKTRLAVEAARGLTADFPDGVWLVELAALDRTAGAADPAEADRPALQGLVDRVAAELDVRAPTGARSCVERLADALHDRRLLLVLDNCEHVVDDAAELVRRMLGGLPGLRVLTTSQEPLGVAGEQVWVVPPLALPEPGADHDPARLFRYGAVELFTLRARAGAAGFTIGPENAADVAAVCRRLDGIPLALELAATRVRAMGIRQLAAGLDDRFGLLASGRRSEPARQQTLRAMIDWSWELLSGPERALLRRLAVHADGCTLAAAREVCAGGEVDPAQVPDLLARLIDRSLLVPTEQPDGPRYRLLESVAAYCLEQLSEAGELAEVRARHAEWYTALAEQADERLRGVHQRTALRQMDAEAANFRAALRVCVHRRDAHLALRLTCALAWYWVLRSRVGEGRRALATALTVPGVAPEGLRGTAMTWQAGIAALAGEPPDALIEPRYATAKSYVDDPHDPAGRARAALLLAVVTPLDVTRPAANPVNRLLATFRALGDRWGEAAALAVLAYHAQLRGDFSALRRDAERSLVLFRELGDHWGILQATTPLAELAQFTGEYDRAGRWFADGLHIAQELGLRAEVARQLNGAGRIAQLQGDNVRARELFRRARTLAAEESVKAMEQVADLGLAVADRWEGNLDAAERRLLPWLSWNRRAAWPAGIAAVQAELGFVAEQRGDVDTASERHREGWEAARQTRESRTVALALEGLAGARAVAGDGVGAARLLGAAAATRESVGMALPPAERGDVKRIAALARGALGEDGFKSEFEYGAGLRPEECVARALTERAGTVVADGR; translated from the coding sequence ATGCGCTTTGGTGTGCTCGGCCCACTGGAGGTGTGGACCACCAATGGGCGGCACGTCAAGATTCCCGAGTGGAAAGTCCGCGCACTATTGGTGAACCTGCTCGCGCAGTCCGGTCGGGCCGTCACGGCGGACCGACTGATCGACGATCTGTGGGGTGACCGGCCGCCGGCCAACCCGCACGCCGTGCTCCGCAGCAAGATCTCGCAGTTGCGCCGGGTGTTGCGCGACGCCGAGCCGGGCCTGCCCGACCCGGTCGTGCGGCGCGGGGCCAGCTACGCGCTGGACCTCCCGGCGGACGCGGTCGACGCGCACCGCTTCGAGGCCCTGCTGGCCCGGGCGGAGCACCTCGGTGATCGGCGGCAGCGGGTCTCGGTCCTGGCCGAGGCGCTCGCGCTGTGGCGCGGACCGTGCTTCGCGGGTTTCGCCGACGCACCGTTCGCCGCCGGCGCGGTGGCCCGGCTGGAGGAGCGGCGGCTGACCGCGCTGGAGGAGCAGGTCGCGCTGCGTGCCGAGCTCGGCGAGGACGTGACGCTGGTCGGCGAGCTGGCGGACCTGGTGGCCGACCATCCGTTGCGGGAGCGGTTCCGGGCCGCCCAGATGCGGGTGCTCTACCGCCTCGGCCGGCAGGGTGACGCGCTCGCCGCGTACCGGGACCTGCGCGAACGGCTCAGCGAGGAACTGGGGCTCGAGCCGGGCCCGGCCGTGGTGGCCCTGCACCAGGCGATCCTGCGGCAGGAGGAGAGCCTGGCGGCGGCGCCCGCCGCTCCGCCGGTCCGGCGTCGGCTGACCAATCTGCCCACGCCGCTGACCGGCCTGGTCGGCCGCGACGGCGCCGTCGACGAGGTGCGCGCACTGCTGGAGGCTGGCCGGCTGGTCAGCCTCGTCGGCCCCGGCGGGGTGGGCAAGACGAGGCTGGCGGTCGAGGCCGCCCGCGGGCTGACCGCGGACTTCCCCGACGGCGTCTGGCTGGTCGAGCTGGCCGCCCTGGACCGTACGGCCGGTGCGGCGGACCCGGCCGAGGCCGACCGGCCCGCCCTGCAGGGCCTGGTCGACCGGGTCGCCGCCGAGCTGGACGTGCGGGCGCCGACGGGTGCCCGGTCCTGTGTGGAGAGGCTGGCGGACGCGCTGCACGACCGCCGCCTCCTGCTGGTGCTGGACAACTGCGAACACGTGGTCGACGACGCGGCGGAGCTGGTCCGCCGGATGCTCGGCGGGCTGCCCGGTCTGCGTGTGCTCACCACCAGCCAGGAGCCGCTGGGGGTGGCCGGTGAGCAGGTGTGGGTGGTGCCACCGCTGGCGCTGCCCGAACCGGGGGCCGACCACGACCCGGCGCGGTTGTTCCGCTACGGCGCGGTCGAGCTGTTCACCCTGCGCGCCCGGGCCGGGGCGGCCGGCTTCACGATCGGGCCGGAGAACGCCGCCGATGTCGCGGCGGTCTGCCGCCGCCTGGACGGCATTCCGCTGGCGCTCGAACTCGCCGCCACCCGGGTCCGGGCGATGGGCATCCGCCAGCTCGCGGCCGGGCTGGACGACCGGTTCGGGTTGCTCGCCTCCGGGCGGCGTTCCGAGCCGGCCCGGCAACAGACGCTGCGCGCGATGATCGACTGGAGCTGGGAGCTGCTCAGCGGCCCGGAGCGGGCGCTGCTGCGCCGGCTCGCGGTGCACGCCGACGGTTGCACGCTCGCCGCCGCGCGCGAGGTCTGTGCCGGCGGTGAGGTGGATCCGGCTCAGGTGCCGGACCTGTTGGCCCGTTTGATCGACCGGTCCCTGCTGGTGCCGACGGAGCAGCCCGACGGCCCCCGGTACCGCCTGCTGGAGTCGGTCGCCGCCTACTGCCTGGAGCAGTTGAGCGAGGCGGGCGAGCTGGCCGAGGTGCGCGCCCGTCACGCCGAGTGGTACACGGCCCTGGCCGAGCAGGCCGACGAGCGGCTGCGGGGAGTGCACCAGCGCACCGCGTTGCGCCAGATGGACGCCGAGGCGGCCAACTTCCGCGCCGCGCTGCGCGTCTGCGTGCACCGCCGCGACGCCCACCTCGCCCTGCGCCTGACCTGTGCGCTGGCGTGGTACTGGGTGCTGCGCAGCCGGGTCGGGGAGGGGCGCCGGGCGCTGGCCACCGCGTTGACCGTTCCGGGCGTCGCACCGGAGGGCCTGCGCGGCACGGCGATGACCTGGCAGGCGGGCATCGCCGCGCTGGCCGGCGAGCCGCCGGACGCCCTGATCGAGCCGCGGTACGCAACCGCGAAGAGCTACGTCGACGATCCGCACGACCCGGCGGGCCGGGCCCGCGCCGCCCTGCTGCTGGCGGTGGTCACTCCGCTCGATGTCACCCGGCCGGCCGCGAACCCGGTCAACCGGCTGTTGGCGACCTTCCGCGCGCTCGGCGACCGGTGGGGGGAGGCGGCGGCGCTGGCCGTGCTGGCGTACCACGCCCAGTTGCGCGGCGACTTCTCCGCCCTGCGCCGCGACGCCGAGCGCAGCCTGGTCCTCTTCCGCGAGCTGGGCGACCACTGGGGCATCCTCCAGGCGACCACCCCGCTGGCTGAGCTGGCCCAGTTCACCGGGGAGTACGACCGCGCCGGCCGGTGGTTCGCCGACGGGTTGCACATCGCGCAGGAGCTCGGCCTACGCGCCGAGGTGGCGCGGCAGCTCAACGGGGCGGGCCGGATAGCCCAGCTCCAGGGCGACAACGTCCGTGCCCGGGAGCTGTTCCGGCGGGCCCGTACGCTCGCCGCCGAGGAGTCGGTCAAGGCCATGGAGCAGGTCGCCGACCTCGGGTTGGCGGTCGCGGACCGGTGGGAGGGCAACCTCGACGCGGCCGAGCGGCGGCTGCTGCCGTGGTTGAGCTGGAACCGTCGGGCCGCCTGGCCGGCGGGCATCGCGGCGGTCCAGGCCGAGCTGGGCTTCGTCGCTGAGCAGCGCGGCGATGTCGACACCGCCTCGGAGCGGCACCGGGAAGGCTGGGAGGCCGCCCGGCAGACCCGGGAGAGCCGGACGGTCGCGTTGGCGCTGGAGGGCCTGGCGGGGGCGCGGGCGGTGGCCGGCGACGGGGTGGGCGCCGCCCGGCTACTCGGCGCGGCGGCGGCGACCCGCGAGTCGGTGGGGATGGCTCTGCCGCCGGCCGAGCGCGGAGACGTGAAGCGGATCGCCGCGCTGGCCCGTGGCGCGCTGGGCGAGGACGGCTTCAAGAGCGAGTTCGAGTACGGCGCCGGTCTGCGGCCGGAGGAGTGTGTGGCGCGGGCTCTGACGGAGAGGGCCGGCACCGTCGTCGCGGACGGGCGGTAG
- a CDS encoding alpha/beta fold hydrolase: MTESISATGGTTVRANGVELCVETFGRPGDPAVLLLAGSTSSMLMWDEEFCQRLADHSRFVVRYDYRDTGRSVTYPPGKPPYALRDLAADAVGVLEALDLPAAHLVGQSMGGMVAQLVALDHPDRVASLVLVSASPGVPGPENPDLSAMPDEFQKAYADVRLPDWSDREQVIEYRLSLQRPCTGSDRAFEEGRYRRLIGREFDRAVDIEASMKNHFAMADVPPWRERLGELAVPTLVIHGSDDPVHPFDHATALVREIPGASLLRLDGVGHELPSQDWDTIVAAVVTHTA, from the coding sequence ATGACCGAGAGCATCTCCGCGACCGGCGGCACGACCGTCCGGGCGAACGGGGTGGAGTTGTGCGTCGAGACCTTCGGCCGGCCCGGCGACCCGGCCGTGCTGCTGCTGGCCGGGTCGACGTCGTCGATGTTGATGTGGGACGAGGAGTTCTGCCAGCGGCTGGCCGACCACTCCCGCTTCGTGGTGCGCTACGACTACCGGGACACCGGGCGGTCGGTGACGTACCCGCCCGGGAAACCGCCGTACGCCCTGCGTGATCTCGCCGCGGACGCCGTCGGCGTGCTGGAGGCCCTCGACCTGCCCGCAGCCCACCTCGTCGGCCAGTCGATGGGCGGCATGGTGGCCCAACTGGTGGCGCTCGACCACCCCGACCGGGTCGCCTCCCTGGTCCTGGTCTCCGCCAGCCCCGGCGTGCCGGGGCCGGAGAACCCGGACCTGTCCGCCATGCCCGACGAGTTCCAGAAGGCGTACGCGGACGTCCGGCTGCCCGACTGGTCCGACCGGGAGCAGGTCATCGAGTACCGGTTGTCCCTGCAACGGCCCTGCACGGGCTCCGACCGCGCGTTCGAGGAGGGGCGGTACCGGCGGCTGATCGGGCGCGAGTTCGACCGGGCGGTCGACATCGAGGCGAGCATGAAGAACCACTTCGCCATGGCGGACGTGCCCCCGTGGCGCGAGCGGCTCGGCGAGCTGGCCGTGCCCACCCTCGTGATCCACGGCAGCGACGACCCGGTGCATCCCTTCGACCACGCCACCGCGCTGGTCCGGGAGATCCCGGGCGCGTCGTTGCTGCGTCTCGACGGGGTCGGCCACGAACTGCCCAGCCAGGACTGGGACACCATCGTCGCCGCCGTGGTGACGCACACGGCCTGA
- a CDS encoding outer membrane protein assembly factor BamB family protein: MRMLAGIVTLGVVAGFAGVAPVGAGERPRVPSVRDWSVAGQNTHNTRHAATERTIDARNVARLRPRWVFTANGDINATPAVVDGILYVPDAGGTLWAIRASDGTPVWSHPISDYTGPPVDGSRTTPAVSGDLVVIGKGFTIESPSGAAVIAVNRGDGSLRWLTQVDPNPRAKVTGAPVIDRGVVYVGISSSSEILPPPHTFRGSVVALDLRTGRILWRTYMAPPGYTGSAVWGSNPVVDRRRGLVYVGTGNNYTVPEGVCTHPEQTDCELPAADDYFDAVVALDLRTGRVRWVHKTMRADAVSELDPPPGTDMNFGSSPNLFTTTIGGRQRELLGIGQKSGDYWALDPDDGRVVWKTKVGPAGGMGGIQWGSSTDGRRIYVALANSDRIPFKIPSPDGGEITLTGGMWAALDASTGRILWRTPDPQGAIDMGYVTSANGVVYVGSGAGTGDNMYALDARTGAIRWRFASGGSVIAGAAVVDGSVYWGSGYHIGTGNNKLYAFDLR, translated from the coding sequence ATGCGGATGTTGGCAGGGATCGTCACCCTGGGGGTGGTCGCCGGCTTCGCCGGCGTGGCCCCGGTGGGGGCCGGTGAGCGGCCCCGCGTGCCGTCGGTACGCGACTGGTCCGTCGCCGGGCAGAACACGCACAACACGCGGCACGCTGCGACCGAGCGAACCATCGACGCCCGCAACGTCGCGCGGCTGCGGCCCCGCTGGGTGTTCACCGCCAACGGCGACATCAACGCCACTCCGGCGGTGGTGGACGGCATCCTCTACGTGCCGGACGCCGGTGGGACGCTCTGGGCCATCCGTGCCTCCGACGGCACGCCGGTGTGGTCGCATCCGATCAGCGACTACACGGGGCCGCCGGTCGACGGTTCCCGCACCACCCCGGCCGTCTCCGGCGACCTCGTCGTGATCGGCAAGGGCTTCACCATCGAGTCGCCCAGCGGGGCCGCCGTGATCGCGGTGAACCGGGGCGACGGCTCGCTGCGCTGGCTCACCCAGGTCGACCCCAACCCGCGGGCGAAGGTGACCGGCGCCCCCGTGATCGATCGGGGCGTGGTCTACGTCGGCATCTCCTCGTCGTCGGAGATCCTGCCGCCGCCGCACACCTTCCGGGGCAGCGTCGTCGCACTCGACCTGCGTACCGGCCGGATCCTGTGGCGGACCTACATGGCACCGCCGGGCTACACCGGCAGCGCCGTCTGGGGGAGCAACCCGGTTGTCGACCGTCGCCGGGGCCTGGTCTACGTCGGCACGGGCAACAACTACACGGTGCCGGAGGGCGTGTGCACCCACCCCGAGCAGACCGACTGCGAGCTGCCGGCCGCCGACGACTACTTCGACGCGGTGGTCGCGCTCGACCTGCGGACCGGCCGGGTCCGCTGGGTGCACAAGACCATGCGCGCCGACGCGGTGTCCGAGCTCGACCCGCCACCGGGCACCGACATGAACTTCGGCTCGTCGCCGAACCTCTTCACCACCACGATCGGCGGGCGCCAGCGCGAGCTGCTCGGGATCGGGCAGAAGAGCGGCGACTACTGGGCGCTGGATCCGGACGACGGCCGGGTGGTGTGGAAGACCAAGGTGGGGCCCGCCGGCGGCATGGGCGGGATCCAGTGGGGCTCGTCCACCGACGGCCGGCGGATCTACGTGGCGCTGGCCAACTCGGACCGTATCCCCTTCAAGATCCCCTCTCCCGACGGCGGTGAGATCACCCTGACCGGCGGGATGTGGGCGGCGTTGGACGCCTCGACCGGCCGCATCCTGTGGCGCACCCCCGATCCGCAGGGCGCCATCGACATGGGCTACGTCACCTCCGCCAACGGCGTGGTGTACGTCGGCTCCGGCGCCGGCACCGGCGACAACATGTACGCCCTCGACGCCCGCACGGGCGCCATCCGGTGGCGGTTCGCCAGCGGCGGCTCGGTGATCGCGGGTGCCGCCGTCGTCGACGGGTCCGTCTATTGGGGATCCGGGTACCACATCGGCACCGGCAACAACAAGCTGTACGCCTTCGACCTGCGCTGA
- the rfbA gene encoding glucose-1-phosphate thymidylyltransferase RfbA: MRGILLAGGTGSRLWPVTKAISKQLVPVFDKPMIFYPLSTLISIGIREILVITTPGDRDAFVRLLGDGSQWGLRLEYAVQPRPEGIAQAFLIGEEFLGGRSSALILGDNLFHGVDLGRWSRPGAGVVGGHIFAWPVPNPSAYAVVEFDDAGRVLSIEEKPSRPRSRYAVPGLYFYDSTVVEVARGLRPSARGELEITAVNDHYLRQRRLGVTVLDRGSVWLDTGTVADMARANEYVRVVEERQGCKIGCVEEAAWRAGLISDAELRELARPLFSSGYGEYLLGLLG, from the coding sequence ATGCGCGGGATCCTGCTCGCCGGCGGCACCGGCTCGCGGCTCTGGCCGGTGACCAAGGCGATCTCCAAGCAGCTCGTCCCCGTCTTCGACAAGCCGATGATCTTCTATCCGTTGTCCACGCTCATCTCGATCGGCATCCGCGAGATCCTGGTGATCACCACACCCGGCGACCGGGATGCCTTCGTCCGCCTGCTCGGCGACGGCTCCCAGTGGGGGCTGCGGCTGGAGTACGCCGTGCAGCCCCGGCCGGAGGGGATCGCCCAGGCGTTCCTGATCGGCGAGGAGTTCCTCGGCGGGCGCAGCTCCGCGCTGATCCTCGGGGACAACCTGTTCCACGGCGTCGACCTTGGGCGCTGGTCCCGGCCCGGTGCCGGGGTGGTGGGCGGGCACATCTTCGCCTGGCCGGTGCCGAACCCCTCGGCGTACGCCGTGGTGGAGTTCGACGACGCCGGCCGCGTGCTGTCCATCGAGGAGAAGCCGTCCCGCCCGCGCTCCCGGTACGCCGTACCCGGCCTCTACTTCTACGACAGCACCGTGGTGGAGGTCGCCCGCGGGCTTCGGCCCAGCGCGCGCGGCGAACTGGAGATCACCGCCGTCAACGACCACTACCTCCGGCAGCGCCGGCTGGGCGTGACCGTCCTCGACCGGGGCTCGGTGTGGCTGGACACCGGCACCGTCGCCGACATGGCCCGGGCCAACGAGTACGTCCGGGTCGTCGAGGAGCGGCAGGGCTGCAAGATCGGCTGTGTCGAGGAGGCCGCCTGGCGGGCCGGGCTGATCAGCGACGCGGAGCTGCGCGAGCTAGCCCGGCCGCTGTTCAGTAGCGGGTACGGCGAGTACCTGCTGGGGCTGCTGGGCTGA
- a CDS encoding activator-dependent family glycosyltransferase, with protein sequence MRVLFVTPPALASHLFVLTPLAWALRTAGHDVRVATQPDLAESIVQAGLTGVLVGSGMGETLMRVAAAEPAEKPAAPDRPRQEDYAREDPYGELDYLTRHLLRHLCPDDMLDDLVGFARAWRPDLVIWDGLSYAGAVAARACGAAHARLLFGADGYVQLRNAALRRRPDRDPLREWLEPLLERYGSGFDEDVLTGDWTIDTQPPWMWRPAGARHLHVRPTAFNGPSIVPDWLHRPDGRPRVCLTLGVSHRAADVAEATAADLFEAVDGMDVEVVATLNAAQVGDTPVPANVRLVDFVPLNVLLPTCRAVVHHGGNGASASAYEHAVPQLVVPGTYWSEKWFGPLAVANGVEDQGAGVYVADSDKLTGELLRKALDRVLGDPSYAENAKRLRRELLAVPTPRDVVPLLEGLTAQHRRDRP encoded by the coding sequence GTGCGCGTCCTGTTCGTCACCCCACCCGCCCTCGCCTCGCACCTGTTCGTGCTGACCCCGCTGGCCTGGGCCCTGCGTACCGCCGGACACGACGTCCGCGTCGCCACCCAGCCGGACCTCGCCGAGAGCATCGTGCAGGCGGGCCTGACCGGCGTGCTGGTCGGCTCGGGCATGGGGGAGACCCTGATGAGGGTCGCCGCCGCCGAGCCGGCGGAGAAGCCGGCCGCCCCCGACCGCCCCCGGCAGGAGGACTACGCCCGCGAGGACCCGTACGGCGAGCTGGACTACCTCACCCGCCACCTGCTGCGGCACCTGTGCCCCGACGACATGCTCGACGATCTCGTCGGCTTCGCCCGCGCCTGGCGTCCGGACCTGGTGATCTGGGACGGGCTGAGCTATGCCGGCGCGGTGGCGGCCCGGGCCTGCGGCGCCGCGCACGCCCGCCTGCTGTTCGGTGCCGACGGGTACGTCCAGCTCCGTAACGCCGCGCTGCGCCGACGCCCGGACCGGGACCCGCTGCGCGAGTGGCTGGAGCCGCTGCTGGAGCGCTACGGCAGCGGGTTCGACGAGGACGTGCTGACCGGCGACTGGACGATCGACACCCAGCCGCCGTGGATGTGGCGTCCGGCGGGGGCCCGCCACCTGCACGTGCGGCCGACCGCGTTCAACGGCCCGTCGATCGTGCCGGACTGGCTGCACCGACCGGACGGACGGCCGCGGGTCTGCCTCACCCTCGGCGTCTCGCACCGGGCCGCCGACGTCGCCGAGGCGACCGCGGCGGACCTCTTCGAGGCGGTCGACGGGATGGACGTGGAGGTGGTGGCCACGTTGAACGCCGCGCAGGTGGGCGACACGCCCGTACCGGCGAACGTGCGGCTGGTCGACTTCGTGCCGCTGAACGTGCTGCTGCCCACCTGCCGGGCCGTGGTCCACCACGGCGGCAACGGCGCGTCCGCGTCGGCGTACGAGCACGCCGTTCCGCAGCTCGTGGTGCCGGGGACGTACTGGAGCGAGAAGTGGTTCGGCCCGCTGGCCGTGGCGAACGGGGTGGAGGACCAGGGGGCCGGCGTCTACGTGGCCGACTCGGACAAGCTGACCGGGGAGCTGCTGCGCAAGGCGCTGGACCGGGTGCTCGGCGACCCGTCGTACGCCGAGAACGCGAAGCGGCTGCGCCGCGAGCTGCTTGCGGTGCCGACGCCCCGCGACGTGGTGCCGCTGCTGGAGGGGCTGACCGCGCAACACCGCCGCGACCGGCCCTGA